One region of Kytococcus sedentarius DSM 20547 genomic DNA includes:
- a CDS encoding bifunctional metallophosphatase/5'-nucleotidase, whose product MFRRTAPAGLSAALLLALAPAGLPAQAAPGEIDLQILSFNDFHGNIEAPDDPTEPGGAANLAAHLDRLRAGTAHSATVVGGDSIGASPFLSSAFRDEPTIDALSAMDLTAVAVGNHEFDQGTDELLRMDRGGCLDDGDGSGGRNSCPIPGKTFTGAAFPFLAANVLWKDSGEPMLPSYVIEEYEGVKVAYVGLGLDETPSIVSAAGIQDVDFVDAATRANELVPELKAQGVEAMVAVIHEGGTSENGTDVSGDVMEFHEQLDPEYDVIASGHTHTDYITTVDGRLITQAGNYGELITKIDLRLDPQTKDVVPGSAVAEQVPVTQEVTPDETVAAIVAEYKALIGTVADEVLGTVSAQVTHDRYAVAVSPLGRLIADAQLADQSVVTAGEEPVLALMNPGGIRVPELDQAGADGSTDGKITMEEAFSAQPFNNYLVSMDLTGAQIHQVLREQFSGENAEAVKVLQTSTGFTYAIDDTDTPELVPGSVQLNGQAVADDGSTTYRVVTNNFLAGGGDNFPTLAQGDNVYFGGLDIDAFRNYLEAASPYTPVDPQVPTTGGPIIDTGVTAPAEGAGQVALTGGVLAMLAGAGLLGARRRRA is encoded by the coding sequence ATGTTCCGCCGCACTGCCCCCGCCGGCCTCTCGGCCGCCCTGCTGCTCGCCCTCGCCCCGGCCGGTCTGCCCGCTCAGGCCGCCCCTGGCGAGATCGACCTGCAGATCCTGTCCTTCAACGACTTCCACGGCAACATCGAAGCCCCGGACGACCCCACCGAGCCGGGTGGCGCCGCCAACCTGGCGGCCCATCTCGACCGCTTGCGGGCCGGGACCGCGCACTCGGCGACCGTGGTCGGCGGAGACAGCATCGGCGCCTCGCCCTTCCTGTCTTCGGCCTTCCGGGACGAACCCACCATCGACGCCCTGAGCGCGATGGACCTGACCGCCGTGGCGGTCGGCAACCACGAGTTCGACCAGGGCACCGACGAGCTGCTGCGGATGGACCGTGGCGGCTGCCTCGACGACGGTGACGGCAGCGGCGGTCGCAACTCCTGCCCCATCCCCGGCAAGACCTTCACCGGTGCCGCCTTCCCCTTCCTGGCAGCCAACGTGCTGTGGAAGGACTCCGGGGAGCCGATGCTGCCGAGCTACGTCATCGAGGAGTACGAGGGCGTCAAGGTCGCCTACGTGGGTCTCGGGTTGGACGAGACCCCCTCCATCGTCTCGGCTGCCGGCATCCAGGACGTGGACTTCGTGGACGCCGCGACCCGGGCCAACGAGCTCGTCCCCGAGCTGAAGGCCCAGGGCGTGGAGGCGATGGTCGCCGTCATCCACGAGGGTGGCACCTCCGAGAACGGCACGGACGTCTCCGGCGACGTGATGGAGTTCCACGAGCAGCTCGATCCGGAGTACGACGTGATCGCCTCCGGCCACACGCACACCGACTACATCACCACCGTGGACGGCCGGCTGATCACGCAAGCCGGCAACTACGGCGAGCTCATCACCAAGATCGACCTGCGGCTGGACCCGCAGACCAAGGACGTGGTGCCCGGGTCGGCCGTCGCCGAGCAGGTCCCGGTCACCCAGGAGGTCACGCCGGACGAGACGGTGGCCGCGATCGTCGCGGAGTACAAGGCGTTGATCGGTACGGTCGCCGATGAGGTGTTGGGCACCGTCAGTGCGCAGGTCACCCACGACCGCTACGCCGTGGCCGTCTCCCCGCTGGGCCGCCTGATCGCCGACGCACAGCTGGCCGACCAGTCCGTGGTCACCGCCGGCGAGGAGCCGGTGCTGGCCCTGATGAACCCCGGTGGCATCCGTGTGCCGGAGCTCGATCAGGCCGGTGCGGACGGCTCCACCGACGGGAAGATCACGATGGAGGAGGCCTTCAGCGCGCAGCCGTTCAACAACTACCTGGTCTCGATGGACCTGACCGGCGCGCAGATCCACCAGGTGCTGCGGGAGCAGTTCTCCGGCGAGAACGCGGAGGCCGTCAAGGTGCTGCAGACCTCCACCGGATTCACCTACGCCATCGACGACACCGACACCCCGGAGCTGGTGCCCGGCTCGGTGCAGTTGAACGGACAGGCGGTGGCCGATGACGGCTCGACCACCTACCGCGTGGTGACGAACAACTTCCTGGCCGGCGGTGGGGACAACTTCCCGACCCTCGCGCAGGGCGACAACGTGTACTTCGGTGGCCTGGACATCGACGCCTTCCGCAACTACCTGGAAGCCGCCTCGCCGTACACCCCGGTCGACCCGCAGGTGCCCACCACCGGTGGTCCGATCATCGACACCGGTGTGACCGCCCCGGCCGAGGGTGCCGGCCAGGTGGCGCTCACCGGTGGCGTGCTGGCGATGCTGGCGGGCGCCGGCCTGCTCGGGGCGCGCCGCCGCCGCGCCTGA
- a CDS encoding acetyl-CoA C-acetyltransferase, whose product MPEAVIVSATRSPIGRAFKGSLKDVRPDDLAAQMVTAALAKVPGLDPREIDDFYLGCAEPWAEHGSNMARVVAVLAGMDHLPGATVNRFCSSSLQTTRMAMHAIRAGEGDVFISGGVECVSRYADFTGAGESKLSWQNPAFAEARQRTERMAAENTTWTDPRERGELPDVYIAMGQTAENVATSRGVSRERQDEWGVTSQNRAQAAIEAGIFEREITPVTLPDGSTHATDDGPRFDTTLEKLQGLQPVFREDGTVTAGNCCPLNDGAAALVMMSDTRAKELGLTPLARVVSTGVSALSPEIMGLGPVEACKQAMARAGMSIGDLDLYEINEAFAAQVLPSADELGMDFDKLNVHGGAIALGHPFGMTGARITTTLLNAMVEKDAQYGMESMCVGGGQGMAMILERLS is encoded by the coding sequence ATGCCTGAAGCTGTCATCGTCTCGGCGACCCGATCCCCCATCGGGCGCGCCTTCAAGGGAAGTCTCAAGGACGTGCGGCCCGACGACCTCGCCGCGCAGATGGTCACCGCCGCCCTGGCCAAGGTGCCGGGCCTGGACCCCCGTGAGATCGACGACTTCTACCTGGGCTGTGCCGAGCCGTGGGCCGAGCACGGGTCCAACATGGCCCGCGTGGTCGCGGTGCTCGCCGGCATGGACCACCTGCCGGGGGCCACGGTCAACCGGTTCTGCTCCTCCAGCCTGCAGACCACCCGCATGGCCATGCACGCCATCCGCGCCGGCGAGGGCGACGTCTTCATCTCCGGCGGCGTCGAGTGCGTCTCGCGCTATGCCGACTTCACCGGCGCCGGGGAGTCCAAGCTCTCCTGGCAGAACCCGGCCTTCGCCGAGGCGCGCCAGCGCACCGAGCGCATGGCCGCCGAGAACACCACCTGGACCGACCCGCGCGAGCGTGGCGAGCTGCCCGACGTCTACATCGCGATGGGGCAGACCGCCGAGAACGTGGCGACCTCCCGCGGCGTGAGCCGCGAGCGCCAGGACGAGTGGGGCGTGACCAGCCAGAACCGCGCCCAGGCCGCCATCGAGGCCGGCATCTTCGAGCGCGAGATCACCCCGGTGACGCTGCCGGACGGCAGCACCCACGCCACGGACGACGGCCCCCGCTTCGACACCACGCTGGAGAAGCTGCAGGGCCTGCAGCCGGTCTTCCGCGAGGACGGCACGGTGACGGCCGGCAACTGCTGCCCGCTGAACGACGGCGCCGCCGCCCTGGTGATGATGAGCGACACCCGCGCCAAGGAACTGGGTCTCACCCCGCTGGCCCGCGTGGTCTCCACCGGGGTCTCGGCCCTCTCGCCGGAGATCATGGGCCTGGGCCCGGTCGAGGCGTGCAAGCAGGCCATGGCGCGCGCCGGCATGTCCATCGGCGACCTGGACCTCTACGAGATCAACGAGGCCTTCGCCGCCCAGGTGCTGCCGAGCGCCGACGAGCTCGGCATGGACTTCGACAAGCTGAACGTGCACGGCGGCGCCATTGCGCTGGGGCACCCCTTCGGCATGACCGGCGCCCGCATCACCACCACGCTGCTCAACGCGATGGTGGAGAAGGACGCCCAGTACGGCATGGAGTCCATGTGCGTCGGCGGCGGTCAGGGCATGGCCATGATCCTGGAGCGCCTGTCCTGA
- a CDS encoding SGNH/GDSL hydrolase family protein, with translation MNVLDAVRREAARHAPTAGLAAAGLTAVAAGTLGYELWQASRLSDGTPGNAPDENGIYAPDGEHHRQEVEAPWEFLVMGDSVANGVGAQRPAQTIGARCARRIAALSGRPVYLETVAVNSVTSLGLDEQVKRGLRKFPHPDLVLLSIGGNDIARGADLGECLVVLERTIRRLRAAGAEVVVATCPDFGMIASLGQPLRWLMQRRSRRYAARQTVAVVQQGGRTVSLGSLTTQAFLDDPDAMFHTDRFHPSAKGYKRAAQVLVPSLLDALGLPVPESDAQHAAGAVVEHGRAHTLEQAAAQAASHEGTEVRPDQDAAPGRLRALVQRRRRDAGDDADAAAPPQHAPYPAPAPDAAPRDDADVSHITAHP, from the coding sequence GTGAACGTGCTCGATGCGGTGCGCCGTGAGGCGGCCCGCCACGCCCCGACGGCCGGCCTGGCCGCGGCCGGCCTGACTGCCGTAGCCGCCGGGACCCTGGGGTACGAGCTGTGGCAGGCCAGCCGCCTCTCGGACGGCACCCCCGGCAACGCCCCGGACGAGAACGGCATCTACGCCCCGGACGGTGAGCACCACCGCCAGGAGGTGGAGGCCCCGTGGGAGTTCCTGGTGATGGGGGACTCGGTCGCCAACGGGGTGGGGGCGCAACGGCCCGCCCAGACGATCGGCGCGCGGTGCGCACGCCGCATCGCGGCCCTCTCCGGCCGTCCGGTGTACCTGGAGACGGTCGCCGTGAACAGCGTGACCTCCCTCGGTCTGGACGAGCAGGTGAAGCGCGGACTGCGCAAGTTCCCCCACCCGGACCTGGTGCTGCTGTCCATCGGGGGCAACGACATCGCCCGCGGCGCCGACCTGGGTGAGTGCCTCGTGGTGCTGGAGCGGACGATCCGCAGGCTGCGCGCGGCCGGGGCCGAGGTGGTGGTGGCCACCTGCCCGGACTTCGGGATGATCGCCTCCCTCGGCCAGCCGCTGCGGTGGCTGATGCAGCGGCGCTCCCGCCGGTACGCCGCCCGCCAGACCGTGGCCGTGGTGCAGCAGGGCGGGCGCACCGTCTCGTTGGGTTCGCTCACCACGCAGGCCTTCCTGGACGACCCCGACGCCATGTTCCACACCGACCGCTTCCACCCCTCGGCCAAGGGCTACAAGCGGGCTGCACAGGTGCTGGTGCCCTCGTTGCTGGACGCCCTGGGGCTGCCGGTGCCGGAGAGCGACGCGCAGCACGCCGCCGGGGCCGTGGTCGAGCACGGACGGGCCCACACGCTGGAGCAGGCCGCCGCGCAGGCTGCCTCGCACGAGGGCACCGAGGTACGTCCGGACCAGGACGCCGCGCCCGGACGGCTGCGTGCGCTGGTGCAGCGCCGCCGCCGGGACGCCGGGGACGATGCGGACGCGGCCGCGCCGCCGCAGCACGCCCCCTACCCGGCCCCCGCGCCCGACGCCGCACCCCGGGACGACGCGGATGTGTCCCATATCACTGCCCACCCGTAG